Proteins encoded in a region of the Fibrobacter sp. UWB15 genome:
- a CDS encoding NADP-dependent isocitrate dehydrogenase: MNTKIYYTLTDESPFLATQSLLPIVRGFAKAADIDVETKNISLPGRILAAFGKASDDLDFLGKLTLEPDANIIKLPNISASVPQLKAAIAELQKNGFDVPDYPDAPANDEEKAIRAKYDKVKGSAVNPVLRQGNSDRRAPKAVKNFARNNPHSNGNWNTSVKTHVASMQADDFYGNEKSITMADADTFKIEFVNEAGEVTELRAAKPLLKGEIIDATVMRMASLEKFIANAMAEAKVKGLLFSVHLKATMMKVSDPVLFGAFVRVFFKDVFTKYADLFKELGIDANNGLGDLYKRLEGNAKEAEVKAAIDAALAAGPDLAMVDSAKGVTNLHVPSDVIIDASMPAMIRNSGCMWNKEGKLQETIACIPDRCYAGIYDETIEFCKQNGAFDPKTMGTVPNVGLMAQGAEEYGSHDKTFVAKGKGVIRAVNSKGEVLLQQNVEAGDIFRMCQAKDAPVRDWVKLAVTRARLSNTPAIFWLDPERAHDREIQKKVEDYLPEHDLNGLDIKIMSPRKAIVETMKRAKAGLDTIGVTGNVMRDYLTDLFPILEVGTSAKMLSIVPLMAGGGLYETGAGGSAPKQVQQFLAENYLRWDSLGEYFALVPAFEQVALKDGNKKAKVLADTLDEANGKILEFNRTPARKIGELDNRGSHFYLALYWSEALAAQKDDAELAAKFAPVADALKAREVEIVAAFAAEQGKPADIGGYYLPKADLLKKWMRPVAEFNAVIDAL; this comes from the coding sequence ATGAATACCAAAATTTACTATACCCTCACAGACGAATCGCCGTTCCTGGCGACTCAATCCCTGCTCCCCATCGTGCGCGGTTTTGCAAAGGCCGCCGATATCGATGTCGAAACCAAGAACATCTCGCTGCCGGGCCGCATTCTGGCCGCCTTCGGCAAGGCGAGCGACGACCTGGATTTCCTCGGCAAGCTTACGCTTGAACCGGATGCAAACATCATCAAGCTCCCGAACATTTCGGCTTCTGTGCCGCAGCTCAAGGCCGCGATTGCCGAACTCCAGAAGAACGGTTTCGACGTGCCCGACTATCCGGACGCTCCGGCAAATGACGAAGAAAAGGCTATCCGTGCGAAGTACGACAAGGTGAAGGGTTCCGCCGTGAACCCGGTGCTTCGCCAGGGCAACTCCGACCGTCGCGCTCCCAAGGCAGTCAAAAACTTTGCCCGCAACAACCCGCACAGCAACGGCAACTGGAACACCTCCGTGAAGACCCACGTGGCAAGCATGCAGGCAGACGACTTTTACGGCAACGAAAAGTCTATCACCATGGCCGATGCCGATACGTTCAAGATTGAATTTGTCAATGAAGCGGGCGAAGTCACGGAACTCCGTGCCGCAAAGCCGCTCCTGAAGGGCGAAATCATCGATGCCACCGTGATGCGCATGGCATCGCTCGAAAAGTTTATCGCCAATGCCATGGCCGAAGCGAAGGTGAAGGGCCTGCTGTTCTCGGTGCACCTGAAGGCCACCATGATGAAGGTCTCTGACCCGGTGCTGTTCGGTGCGTTCGTGCGCGTGTTCTTCAAGGATGTATTCACGAAGTATGCCGACTTGTTCAAGGAACTCGGCATCGATGCCAACAACGGTCTGGGCGATTTGTACAAGCGCCTCGAAGGCAATGCGAAGGAAGCTGAAGTTAAGGCCGCCATTGACGCCGCTCTCGCTGCGGGTCCGGATCTCGCCATGGTCGATTCTGCCAAGGGCGTCACCAATTTGCATGTGCCGAGCGACGTGATTATCGACGCCTCGATGCCTGCGATGATCCGCAATTCCGGCTGCATGTGGAACAAGGAAGGCAAGCTGCAAGAGACGATCGCCTGCATTCCGGACCGCTGCTATGCCGGTATTTACGACGAGACGATTGAATTCTGCAAACAGAACGGCGCATTCGACCCGAAGACGATGGGTACCGTGCCGAACGTGGGCCTCATGGCCCAGGGTGCCGAAGAATACGGCAGCCACGACAAAACCTTTGTCGCAAAGGGCAAGGGCGTCATCCGCGCCGTCAACAGCAAGGGCGAAGTGCTTTTGCAGCAGAATGTAGAAGCGGGAGACATTTTCCGCATGTGCCAGGCGAAAGACGCTCCGGTGCGTGACTGGGTGAAACTCGCCGTCACGCGCGCCCGCCTCAGCAACACTCCCGCGATTTTCTGGCTCGACCCGGAACGCGCTCACGACCGCGAAATCCAGAAGAAGGTGGAAGACTACTTGCCGGAACACGACTTGAACGGCCTCGATATCAAGATTATGAGCCCGCGCAAGGCGATTGTGGAAACCATGAAGCGCGCGAAGGCCGGCCTCGATACCATCGGCGTCACGGGCAACGTGATGCGCGACTACCTCACTGACCTTTTCCCGATTCTCGAAGTCGGAACATCCGCCAAGATGCTCAGCATCGTGCCGCTCATGGCGGGCGGTGGCCTCTACGAAACAGGTGCAGGTGGATCCGCTCCCAAGCAGGTGCAGCAGTTCCTCGCCGAAAACTACCTCCGCTGGGATTCCCTCGGCGAATACTTCGCGCTGGTGCCCGCCTTCGAACAGGTCGCCCTGAAGGACGGTAACAAGAAGGCGAAGGTCCTCGCCGACACGCTGGACGAAGCGAACGGCAAGATTCTCGAATTCAACCGTACGCCCGCCCGCAAGATTGGCGAGCTCGACAACCGCGGCTCACACTTCTACTTGGCCCTCTACTGGTCGGAGGCTCTTGCCGCCCAGAAGGACGACGCCGAACTTGCCGCCAAGTTCGCCCCGGTCGCCGACGCATTGAAGGCCCGCGAAGTCGAAATCGTCGCCGCGTTTGCCGCCGAGCAGGGCAAACCCGCCGACATCGGTGGCTACTACCTGCCGAAGGCCGATCTCCTGAAAAAGTGGATGCGCCCGGTAGCGGAATTCAACGCCGTGATTGACGCGCTGTAA